TGACCACTCGCGGTAGGACGGTTCCGGGAGCCCGCGCGACCCCCGCACCGGCGAAGGTCGCCGGAGACGCCCGCAGGCTGGCGTTGTCCGGCTCCGGGTCGGCCCACGGTTGCGTCGACGGGGCATGGTGGCCCAAGACCGCCGATCTTCGATCGGAGTTGCCTGATCTGGTGGCCGTCTTCAGTCGCTGGATCGGCTCCATCCATCGCATCGTCTACGACCCGGTCTTGTGGGAGGCGGCCCCGTCGCGGCTGATCAAGCATGGCTCGGCGATCTCGGTGGATCCCTACCGGATGGTGAACCGCGAGACGATCGGGCTGATGGGCACGCATTCCCGCAGTGCGGTGCTGTTCGTGGTCGCGCCGTCGACGTCGGGAGCGATCGCGAACAAAATGTTCGACCTGGTGGAACGGTCGAACGCGCCCGTGGCCGCCACCATGCTGCAGCAGCGCTATGCGGAATACGCCTCGGCGGCAATGTCTT
This DNA window, taken from Mycolicibacterium sp. MU0050, encodes the following:
- a CDS encoding DUF5994 family protein, which codes for MRAKNVTTRGRTVPGARATPAPAKVAGDARRLALSGSGSAHGCVDGAWWPKTADLRSELPDLVAVFSRWIGSIHRIVYDPVLWEAAPSRLIKHGSAISVDPYRMVNRETIGLMGTHSRSAVLFVVAPSTSGAIANKMFDLVERSNAPVAATMLQQRYAEYASAAMSSDSMPDGQAGPAPG